Proteins co-encoded in one Papaver somniferum cultivar HN1 chromosome 5, ASM357369v1, whole genome shotgun sequence genomic window:
- the LOC113283088 gene encoding uncharacterized protein LOC113283088 isoform X1, producing the protein MSTNARALMAFNAMKAIGISGEIVKPVLKNLLKVYDKNWQLIEDENYRVLADAIFEYEENKGNEKQKVEADSHDESGPRLKRLRKKYQEDEPPPSGETSLRRQKGPTHDQLQNGLGEEGMEPSNLEGVSGLDAVPLNIHIPRRNEEHSLPHDSSIDESDEAPQLHPRRKRNEPEPISSHIPIKDKGKEPLVLPPRCTRIERVVPTPLRIRDDTAEPMSISPLADQRNKTNGPLSSHSRENRVVTGGAPTVVCTNEAKSKPGADQFPKEISANGDQSNRLINPKSEPSSDDFLPLELPVAVTHPPSPDCRRAEDNDRNVSNGHHSVDTSSSRDADAEDESLGGPGTACNNGEGLELANVTEATPVNVDIVSSNSGEVKISLSCNYPQRQPNFHLPSLGVVLKMVEDKYLKSYKITEPNFSLMNVMKEMCQCFSDLANDSPDDNQANSIHIKPNLDLQKKSNMNNSLGATSENQNSFQAPASSLHRSLSFHSSVQVNEPQAPRALALDGMDDSPGTTIQPTEEVFAGPSGETEKTVKPMDPEFPNERDMRMEQTDPGSSSPLGFVGVQNEMSVPDDIISEDDTPGLLRPLHDVNDIAKGEENFRISAVNEVSSEPYPPLFFYIPQNIIFRSAHVKCTLSRIADEDCCLNCFGDCMSSSVPCACARVTGGDFAYTLEGFLKENFLNECISMNRYPQNHLFYCESCPLERCKNGDLSDPCKGHLERKFIKECWSKCGCNKQCGNRVVQRGISWNLQVFLTVEGKGWGLRTLDDLPRGTFVCEYVGEILTSKELNERNTQIVDGDKQTCPVLLDAAWGPDGVVKDKEALCLDATFYGNVARFINHRCFDANLIEIPVEVESPNHRYYHVALFTTRDVEALEELTWDYGIDFGNSNHPVKGFRCRCGSKSCRDMKRSQKAKLNPLVLR; encoded by the exons ATGTCGACTAATGCGAGAGCTCTCATGGCCTTCAATGCAATGAAGGCCATAGGTATTTCTGGGGAAATAGTAAAGCCAGTtttgaagaatttgttgaaaGTGTATGACAAGAACTGGCAACTTATAGAGGATGAAAACTACAGAGTTCTCGCAGATGCTATATTTGAATATGAAGAAAATAAG GGTAATGAGAAGCAGAAGGTTGAAGCTGACTCGCATGACGAATCTGGACCTCGGTTGAAAAGATTACGAAAGAAATACCAAGAAGATGAACCTCCGCCTTCTGGTGAAACATCACTGAGAAGGCAAAAAGGTCCAACTCACGATCAGCTACAGAATGGGCTCGGAGAGGAAGGGATGGAACCATCTAATCTTGAAGGAGTGTCTGGACTTGACGCTGTTCCGCTGAATATACACATTCCAAGAAGAAATGAAGAGCATTCACTGCCTCATGATTCTTCCATAGATGAAAGTGATGAGGCACCACAGCTTCATCCGAGGAGAAAAAGAAATGAACCTGAGCCTATTTCATCTCATATCCCTATCAAGGACAAGGGAAAGGAGCCTCTTGTTTTACCTCCAAGGTGTACTAGGATTGAAAGAGTAGTGCCAACTCCGTTACGTATTAGAGATGATACAGCTGAACCCATGTCTATCTCACCTCTGGCAGaccaaagaaacaaaacaaaTGGGCCTTTATCTTCTCATTCTAGAGAGAACagagttgttactggtggagcgcCTACTGTAGTCTGTACTAACGAGGCAAAGTCTAAACCTGGGGCTGACCAATTCCCTAAAGAAATTTCAGCTAATGGTGATCAATCTAACAGGCTGATTAATCCCAAAAGTGAACCAAGCAGTGATGATTTTCTACCACTCGAGCTTCCGGTTGCTGTAACCCATCCTCCTAGCCCAGACTGCAGAAGAGCCGAAG ATAATGACAGAAATGTTTCTAATGGGCATCATAGTGTGGATACCTCGTCTTCTCGAGATGCAGATGCTGAAGATGAAAGTCTTGGTGGTCCAGGCACAGCATGTAATAATGGGGAGGGTCTAGAGCTTGCTAATGTAACAGAGGCAACTCCTGTGAATGTTGACATTGTTTCATCAAACTCAGGAGAGGTGAAAATTTCTCTTAGCTGCAACTATCCCCAGAGACAACCCAACTTTCACCTGCCGAGTCTGGGTGTGGTTCTGAAAATGGTGGAGGATAAATATCTGAAATCGTACAAAATTACTGAACCCAATTTTTCTTTGATGAATGTGATGAAAGAAATGTGCCAATGCTTTTCAGATCTAGCCAATGATTCACCTGATGATAATCAAGCAAACTCGATACATATAAAGCCAAACCTCGATTTGCAAAAGAAATCTAATATGAATAATTCCTTGGGTGCCACATCTGAAAACCAAAATTCTTTTCAAGCACCAGCAAGTTCTTTGCACAGATcactcagttttcattcttctgTTCAGGTAAATGAACCACAGGCCCCGAGGGCGCTTGCTCTGGATGGCATGGATGATTCTCCTGGCACTACTATACAGCCCACCGAAGAAGTTTTTGCTGGGCCTAGTGGCGAAACAGAAAAGACTGTGAAACCAATGGATCCAGAGTTTCCAAACGAAAGGGATATGAGAATGGAGCAGACAGATCCAGGTTCTTCAAGTCCATTGGGTTTCGTCGGTGTTCAAAATGAAATGTCTGTCCCTGATGATATAATTTCCGAGGATGATACTCCTGGTCTTTTAAGGCCACTCCATGATGTCAATGACATTGCTAAAGGCGAAGAAAATTTCCGAATCTCCGCAGTCAATGAAGTCAGCAGTGAGCCTTATCCACCATTGTTTTTCTACATTCCGCAAAACATAATATTTAGAAGTGCGCATGTGAAGTGTACACTTTCCAGAATTGCGGATGAGGATTGTTGTTTAAACTGTTTTGGTGATTGTATGTCATCGTCTGTTCCTTGTGCTTGTGCACGTGTAACTGGGGGTGATTTTGCGTACACACTGGAAGGTTTTCTTAAAGAAAATTttctaaatgaatgcatttctaTGAATCGTTATCCTCAAAACCACCTCTTTTATTGTGAAAGTTGCCCCTTGGAAAGGTGTAAGAATGGGGATTTGTCTGACCCATGCAAAGGCCACTTAGAGAGAAAGTTTATCAAAGAATGCTGGAGCAAATGTGGTTGCAACAAGCAATGTGGAAATCGAGTGGTACAGCGCGGAATATCATGGAATTTACAG gtatttttgacaGTGGAGGGAAAAGGATGGGGCCTGAGAACACTTGATGATTTGCCTAGAGGAACTTTTGTTTGCGAATATGTTGGGGAAATATTAACTAGTAAGGAGCTCAATGAAAGAAACACGCAAATTGTTGATGGTGATAAACAGACATGCCCTGTGCTGCTTGATGCTGCTTGGGGTCCGGATGGTGTCGTGAAGGATAAAGAAGCACTCTGCTTAGATGCTACATTTTATGGCAATGTTGCTAGATTTATTAATCACAG